A single genomic interval of Bacteroidales bacterium harbors:
- a CDS encoding serine hydrolase, with translation MNIFRKHKKLFYPFLILIFLLITAGVTRNKEISNITFGNKKIVADTSKFINDLLNSNLKGFDSILKRPDKYEVQIIYTQINRDKSNKPSFKQYSYRLNSNEYFNPASLVKLPTLCTTFEKLNNLKIEGLSKYSRLKILSSHKCQVAVEKDTSSAGGFPSIANYAKKILLISDNDAYSRLYEFLGQEYLNKRLWNMGYPNALIIQRFAFCGYDDNRFTNPFIFFNDKGDTIYKQQMVESSLKLSNPLGIVKKGKGYINGSNKLVNEPCDFTYSNNLCLEDINNILLSVIFPEVTPQNKKFNLTNDDYNFLYKYMSMLPKESVHPTYKNDSLYWNSLKKYFIYGDKKKIDDYSNLKSFNIVGQAFGYLSDCAYIVDFDNKIEFILSAVIYVNEDQIFNDNKYEYFTIGLPFLANVGKVFYNYELKRKKAYLPNLEKFKDL, from the coding sequence ATGAATATTTTCAGGAAACATAAAAAATTATTTTATCCTTTTTTAATACTTATTTTTTTATTGATTACTGCCGGAGTTACCAGAAATAAAGAAATTTCAAATATAACTTTCGGAAATAAAAAAATAGTTGCCGATACATCAAAGTTTATAAACGATTTATTAAATTCAAATTTAAAAGGATTTGACAGTATTCTGAAACGTCCCGATAAATATGAAGTACAGATAATTTATACTCAAATCAATCGTGATAAATCAAATAAGCCGTCATTTAAACAATATTCATACCGTTTAAATTCAAACGAATATTTTAATCCTGCAAGTTTAGTGAAATTGCCTACGCTTTGCACCACTTTTGAGAAACTTAATAATTTGAAAATTGAAGGACTTTCAAAATATTCACGTTTAAAAATTTTAAGTTCTCATAAATGTCAGGTTGCAGTTGAAAAAGATACTTCCTCTGCCGGCGGATTTCCAAGCATTGCAAATTATGCAAAAAAAATTCTTCTTATAAGCGATAATGATGCGTATTCGCGGTTATACGAATTTTTAGGTCAGGAGTATCTTAATAAACGGCTCTGGAATATGGGTTATCCGAATGCACTGATAATACAGCGTTTTGCTTTTTGCGGATATGACGATAACAGATTTACAAATCCTTTTATTTTTTTCAACGATAAAGGCGATACAATTTATAAACAACAAATGGTTGAAAGTTCACTGAAATTAAGTAATCCGTTAGGTATTGTAAAAAAAGGAAAAGGATACATAAACGGTAGTAATAAATTAGTTAATGAACCTTGTGATTTTACTTATTCAAATAATTTATGTCTTGAAGATATAAACAATATTTTACTCTCCGTAATATTTCCTGAAGTTACTCCGCAGAATAAAAAATTCAACCTAACAAATGATGATTATAATTTCTTGTATAAATACATGTCAATGCTGCCAAAAGAATCCGTTCATCCTACTTATAAAAACGATTCGCTATACTGGAATAGTTTGAAAAAATATTTTATCTATGGCGACAAGAAAAAAATTGACGATTACAGCAATTTAAAATCATTCAATATTGTTGGTCAGGCATTTGGTTATTTATCTGACTGCGCTTATATTGTGGATTTCGATAATAAAATAGAATTTATTCTTTCGGCAGTTATATATGTAAATGAAGACCAAATTTTCAATGATAACAAATATGAATATTTTACAATAGGATTGCCATTTCTGGCGAACGTAGGAAAAGTGTTTTATAATTACGAATTGAAAAGAAAAAAGGCATATTTGCCGAATCTGGAAAAGTTTAAAGATTTGTAA
- a CDS encoding Rid family detoxifying hydrolase produces the protein MKKIIRTNQAPQPVGIYSQAVLASGFLFVSGQIAINPSTGKVETKDIKEQTKQIMENIRHILKQANMDFSNIVKATIFLTEMSNFSLVNEIYGSYFTSDFPAREIAQVCKLPLGVDIEISVIACQ, from the coding sequence ATGAAAAAAATAATAAGAACAAATCAGGCGCCACAACCTGTCGGTATATATAGCCAAGCTGTATTAGCAAGTGGTTTTTTATTTGTTTCAGGTCAGATAGCAATTAATCCGTCAACGGGCAAAGTTGAAACTAAAGATATAAAAGAGCAAACCAAACAAATTATGGAGAATATAAGACATATTCTGAAACAAGCGAATATGGACTTTTCAAATATAGTTAAAGCAACTATATTTCTAACGGAAATGAGTAACTTTTCTCTTGTTAATGAAATTTACGGTAGCTATTTTACTTCCGATTTTCCTGCAAGAGAAATTGCTCAGGTCTGCAAATTGCCTTTAGGTGTTGATATAGAGATTTCGGTAATTGCTTGTCAATGA
- the glmS gene encoding glutamine--fructose-6-phosphate transaminase (isomerizing), translating to MCGIFAYIGQQNAYNILIKGLKRLEYRGYDSAGIALLNGELNLYKTKGKVTDLENLMKDKNKKGNVGIAHTRWATHGEPNDANAHPHYSLSKNLAIIHNGIIENYAPLKEELVKRGFIFSSDTDTEVLIHLIEDIQINENVDIIEAVQIALNEVIGAYAIVILNKDNPDELIAAKKGSPLVVGLGKDEYFFASDATPIVEYTKNVVYLEDEEIAIVNIKTGLKIKTTKNKDKTPYVQKLEMSLQALEKGGYEHFMLKEIYEQPRSIRDSMRGRLNVESGIVSLGGIIDYEQKFLSANRIIIIACGTSWHAGLVGEYLFEDLARIPVEVEYASEFRYRNPVIYENDVVIAISQSGETADTLAAIELAKSKGATIIGICNVVGSSIARAVHAGSYTHAGPEIGVASTKAFTAQVTILTLMALMIAQKKGTISKSRFHQIINELNIIPAKVEETLKTSEKIRAIAEIFEDSRNFLYLGRGYNFPVALEGALKLKEISYIHAEGYPAAEMKHGPIALIDKEMPVVVVATKKGTYEKIISNIQEIKARKGILIAIITEGDKTVKDLADYIIEIPDTDEVLTPLVATIPLQLLSYYIAVMRGCNVDQPRNLAKSVTVE from the coding sequence ATGTGTGGAATTTTTGCATATATTGGACAACAGAATGCATACAATATTCTGATTAAAGGATTGAAACGACTTGAATACAGGGGATATGACAGTGCAGGAATAGCTCTTCTGAATGGGGAACTTAATCTTTATAAAACTAAAGGAAAAGTTACCGATTTGGAAAATTTGATGAAAGATAAAAATAAAAAAGGTAATGTTGGAATAGCACATACCCGATGGGCAACCCATGGAGAACCTAACGATGCAAATGCTCACCCGCATTATTCGTTATCAAAAAATCTCGCAATAATCCATAATGGTATTATTGAAAATTATGCTCCTCTCAAGGAAGAACTTGTCAAACGCGGGTTTATATTCAGCAGCGACACAGATACGGAAGTTTTGATACATTTAATTGAAGATATTCAGATAAATGAAAATGTTGACATTATAGAAGCCGTTCAGATTGCTTTAAATGAAGTTATAGGAGCGTACGCAATTGTTATATTAAATAAAGACAATCCTGATGAATTGATTGCTGCTAAAAAGGGAAGTCCATTGGTTGTGGGTCTCGGGAAAGATGAATATTTTTTTGCTTCTGATGCTACTCCTATTGTTGAATACACTAAAAATGTTGTTTATTTAGAAGATGAAGAAATAGCAATTGTTAATATAAAAACAGGGCTGAAGATAAAAACCACAAAAAACAAAGACAAAACTCCTTATGTTCAGAAACTCGAAATGAGCTTGCAAGCATTGGAAAAAGGAGGATACGAACATTTTATGTTAAAAGAAATATATGAGCAGCCGCGTTCAATAAGAGACAGCATGAGAGGGCGACTTAATGTTGAAAGCGGAATTGTTTCACTTGGGGGAATTATTGATTATGAACAAAAATTTTTAAGTGCAAACAGAATTATTATTATTGCATGCGGAACATCATGGCATGCAGGATTAGTAGGAGAATACTTATTTGAAGACCTTGCAAGAATTCCTGTTGAAGTTGAATACGCATCGGAATTCAGATACAGAAACCCTGTAATTTATGAAAATGATGTGGTTATTGCTATTTCCCAATCGGGTGAAACTGCCGATACTCTTGCTGCAATCGAACTTGCAAAATCAAAAGGAGCAACAATAATCGGTATCTGCAATGTTGTTGGTTCTTCAATTGCAAGAGCCGTGCATGCCGGTTCATATACTCACGCCGGACCCGAAATAGGTGTCGCTTCAACAAAGGCATTTACTGCACAGGTTACTATTCTCACTCTTATGGCGTTGATGATTGCTCAGAAAAAAGGAACAATTTCAAAATCGAGATTTCATCAGATTATTAATGAGCTTAATATTATTCCAGCAAAAGTTGAAGAAACACTTAAAACAAGTGAAAAAATCAGAGCAATCGCTGAAATATTTGAAGATTCAAGGAATTTCCTTTATCTCGGAAGAGGATATAATTTTCCTGTTGCTTTGGAAGGAGCTTTAAAACTAAAGGAAATATCATACATACATGCCGAAGGATATCCTGCTGCTGAAATGAAGCACGGACCAATAGCACTTATAGATAAGGAAATGCCTGTTGTTGTTGTTGCTACCAAAAAAGGAACTTATGAAAAAATTATAAGTAACATACAGGAAATAAAAGCAAGGAAAGGTATTTTAATTGCAATAATTACAGAAGGCGATAAAACAGTTAAAGACCTCGCCGATTATATTATTGAAATTCCGGATACCGATGAAGTTCTTACTCCTCTTGTAGCAACAATTCCCTTGCAGCTTCTTTCATATTATATTGCAGTTATGAGAGGTTGCAATGTTGACCAGCCACGAAATCTTGCCAAATCAGTTACGGTTGAATAA
- a CDS encoding DUF4270 domain-containing protein, with protein sequence MMRFLLTKCHLWNNSFLLKNFIFIVFLFKRGLLLIVATFFLFLFSCKEPNTIGLEIQPPNDKPNVVRCDTSKVDVYIVKEDSFRTDHLSSNLLGSYSDQIFGQSSASFYSQFRLSTSNVSFGDTDSLKIDSVVLAFKYGGYYRDTTTPITPLTFHVYELTDDMHLDSAYYSNKSLAYNGIDDLANITLTPKITDSITVGGIKVSPHLRLKLDTILGRKLLNATNDQLSDNTKFLEFFKGLYIKTDPITINNTGTILYLSNNSTTFLSGIILYYKYGNTPKTYTIPIDYNCANYNYFTHDYTNATDTLKSISHTPKYVGTLAYIQAMAGIKTKIIFPNIMNWAKIKNITINSAELSINVEDINTFTDKYAPSSQLALIGIDSIGKTYFLKDQTGGDGFFGGTYDATAKQYKFNISRHVQYLLQNKIKQFGLYMITYGAGVTANRTVIKAGQNPAGKMKLSIIYTKL encoded by the coding sequence ATGATGAGATTTTTGTTGACGAAATGTCACTTGTGGAATAATTCCTTTTTATTAAAAAACTTTATTTTTATAGTTTTTCTTTTTAAAAGAGGTTTATTATTAATTGTTGCTACTTTTTTTTTATTTCTGTTTTCCTGTAAAGAACCCAATACAATTGGTCTCGAAATACAACCCCCGAACGATAAACCAAATGTTGTAAGATGCGATACATCAAAAGTTGATGTTTATATTGTAAAAGAAGATTCATTCCGAACCGACCATTTGTCGAGCAACCTGCTCGGAAGTTACAGTGACCAGATATTCGGACAAAGTTCCGCAAGCTTTTATTCTCAGTTTCGTTTGTCTACATCAAATGTTAGTTTCGGAGATACTGATTCTCTAAAAATAGATTCTGTTGTACTTGCTTTTAAATACGGTGGCTATTATCGTGATACAACTACCCCTATTACTCCTTTAACTTTTCACGTATATGAACTTACTGATGATATGCATTTGGACAGCGCATATTATTCAAATAAATCACTTGCTTATAATGGTATCGATGACCTTGCAAACATAACATTGACTCCTAAAATTACTGATAGTATTACTGTCGGAGGAATAAAAGTTTCTCCGCATTTGAGATTAAAATTAGATACTATTTTAGGGCGAAAGTTATTGAATGCCACTAATGACCAGCTATCAGACAACACTAAATTTCTAGAATTTTTTAAAGGTTTATATATTAAAACTGATCCTATTACAATTAATAATACAGGAACCATTTTATACTTGAGTAATAATTCTACTACTTTTCTTTCGGGAATAATTTTGTATTACAAATATGGCAATACGCCCAAAACTTATACAATTCCTATTGATTATAATTGTGCCAATTATAATTATTTTACTCATGATTATACAAATGCTACCGATACTTTAAAGTCGATTTCTCATACTCCGAAATATGTAGGAACTCTGGCATACATTCAAGCAATGGCAGGTATAAAAACAAAAATAATTTTTCCGAACATTATGAACTGGGCTAAAATTAAAAATATAACCATCAATAGTGCCGAGTTATCAATAAACGTTGAAGATATTAATACTTTTACCGACAAATATGCTCCCTCATCACAACTTGCTTTGATTGGTATTGATTCAATAGGAAAGACATATTTTTTAAAAGACCAAACCGGAGGCGATGGTTTTTTTGGCGGCACCTATGATGCAACGGCAAAACAATATAAATTCAATATCAGCCGGCACGTTCAATATTTATTACAAAATAAAATCAAGCAATTCGGATTATATATGATAACTTATGGTGCCGGAGTTACTGCAAACCGGACAGTAATAAAAGCCGGACAAAATCCAGCAGGAAAAATGAAACTTTCAATAATTTATACAAAACTTTAA
- a CDS encoding glycogen/starch synthase → MKKAKVLFVFQEITPYLEESHLSNIGRHLPQGIQEKGNEIRTFMPRFGSINERRNQLHEVIRLSGMNLIIDETDHPLIIKVASIQLARMQVYFIDNEDYFQRKYTLADKSGKFFKDNDERCVFFCRGVLETVKKLGWSPDIIHCHGWMTSLIPLYIKTALKDNPIFSDSKVIYSVYDDEFDSIFGKNFEKKLLVEGIEQKHLKLYNKTTYESLTKAAIKFSDAVIKGSENINSNIEAYLSVTDKPVLPYQSGDDYIDVYSEFYDEIFVDEMSLVE, encoded by the coding sequence ATGAAAAAAGCTAAAGTTCTCTTCGTATTTCAAGAAATAACCCCATATCTTGAGGAAAGTCATTTATCAAACATAGGACGCCATCTTCCTCAAGGGATTCAGGAGAAAGGTAATGAAATCAGAACATTTATGCCTCGTTTCGGAAGTATAAATGAAAGAAGAAACCAGCTTCATGAAGTAATTCGTTTATCGGGTATGAATTTAATAATTGACGAAACCGACCACCCCTTGATAATTAAAGTTGCCTCAATACAACTTGCACGGATGCAGGTTTATTTTATTGATAATGAAGATTATTTTCAAAGAAAATATACATTAGCTGACAAAAGCGGAAAATTTTTCAAGGACAATGACGAACGTTGTGTGTTTTTTTGCAGAGGAGTTTTGGAAACTGTTAAAAAATTAGGTTGGTCTCCCGATATTATCCATTGTCACGGATGGATGACAAGTTTAATACCTCTTTATATCAAAACAGCATTAAAAGACAATCCTATATTTTCCGATTCAAAAGTTATCTATTCGGTATATGACGACGAATTTGATAGTATTTTCGGGAAAAATTTTGAAAAGAAACTTCTTGTTGAAGGTATTGAACAAAAACATCTGAAATTATACAACAAAACAACTTATGAAAGCTTGACAAAAGCCGCTATTAAATTTTCAGATGCTGTAATAAAAGGAAGTGAAAATATAAATTCCAACATAGAAGCTTATCTGAGTGTTACAGATAAACCCGTTTTACCTTACCAATCAGGTGATGATTATATTGATGTTTATTCCGAATTTTATGATGAGATTTTTGTTGACGAAATGTCACTTGTGGAATAA